In Caulobacter sp. X, the sequence GTCCTCGGACAGCGGCACGCCCTCGCGGCCGCCCCACAGCCACCAGCCGAAGGCCGCGCCGGCCAGCGTCGGGACCAGGCCCCAGCGCCAGCCGGCGTACAGGGTCACCATCATCACGGCGGGGAAGAACGGCTGTGTCGCGCCGACGCCGCCGTGCAGGCCCAGCAGGGCGACGCGGATCAGCACGGCCATGCCGATCCCGATCAACGCCGCCAGCGCGCAAAGCGGCGCCGGTGGTGGAACCGGAGGGATCAGCCATGCGCTAATCAGGCCGTGAATGCGTCCTTGCTCGTCAGAGACAAGGGACGGGGCGTCTTTGTTCTCCATCTTCGTCCCAGCAAAGATGTCTTGCGCGAAAGATGGGCACGCTTACCTAAGACAAGCAACACGGGAGATCACGATGGCCGATGCTCTGAACACCGGACTGAGCGCCAAACAACGCTCCGATATCGCCGCGGCGCTGAACAAGGTGCTGGCCGACAGCTATGCGCTCTATCTCAAGACGCACGGCTATCACTGGAACGTCCGTGGTCCGAACTTCCAATCGCTGCACGTGCTCTTGGAAGGCCAATACACCGAGGAGTGGACGGCCCTGGACGCCATCGCCGAGCGCATCCGCGCCCTGGGCGAGCTGGCCCCGCAGGGCTACGCGGCCTTTGGCAACCTCTCGAGCATCAAGGACGGCAATCCCGAGAACGACTGGGAGGCCATGCTGAAAGAGCTGCTGGCCGACAACGAGACGGTGATCCGCACCCTGCGCGACAGCTTCCCAGTCGCCGAGGACGCCGGCGACGAAGCCACGGCCGACCTCTTCACCCAGCGCCTGCAGGCGCACGAGAAGCACGCCTGGATGCTTCGCTCGACCCTCGGCGGCAAGTAGCCGCCAGAGGGCGGGGTGGGGACCCTGGACGCCGTTTCAATCCGCAAGGCCGCCGCGACCGTGCTGGTCGTCGGCGGCCTTTGCGCGTGCTCGACCACGACCTACTACGTCGCCGCCGGCGAGGGCCGCGAGGCGGGGCTCTTCCGGGTGACGGGCAGCTTCAGCGACAAGGGCTTGGCCCG encodes:
- a CDS encoding Dps family protein — its product is MADALNTGLSAKQRSDIAAALNKVLADSYALYLKTHGYHWNVRGPNFQSLHVLLEGQYTEEWTALDAIAERIRALGELAPQGYAAFGNLSSIKDGNPENDWEAMLKELLADNETVIRTLRDSFPVAEDAGDEATADLFTQRLQAHEKHAWMLRSTLGGK